Proteins co-encoded in one Pararge aegeria chromosome 19, ilParAegt1.1, whole genome shotgun sequence genomic window:
- the LOC120632289 gene encoding NADH dehydrogenase [ubiquinone] 1 alpha subcomplex subunit 8-like produces the protein MVVTKDVKLPEFSELNVDECNISTATLMSAAPYVGKHCESVNNEFMLCRYELNDPRACIEIGKKVTACTLQLFRQIKDNCKLEFNQYANCIDKSSGNYTYNNCRKTQAVFDTCMDQKLCMQRPGFGYFCRARIHQTSRPAPTPEKCPCEPRVPDPTPSLPDCKPRPPSRFGNRLFWTTE, from the exons ATGGTTGTAACGAAAGATGTGAAATTGCCCGAGTTCTCAGAGCTAAATGTGGACGAGTGCAATATATCAACTGCTACGTTGATGTCTGCAGCGCCCTATGTTGGTAAACATTGCGAGAGTGTCAACAACGAGTTTATGTTGTGTAGATACGAGTTGAACGACCCTCGTGCCTGTATCGAAATCGGGAAAAAAGTCACCGCATGCACATTGCAGCTGTTCAGACAGATCAAAGACAACTGCAAGTTAGAGTTTAATCAGTACGCCAACTGCATTGATAAAAGTTCAG gTAACTACACATACAACAACTGTCGAAAGACTCAAGCTGTTTTTGACACATGCATGGACCAGAAACTATGTATGCAACGTCCTGGATTTGGATACTTTTGTCGCGCAAGAATTCATCAAACTTCAAGGCCCGCTCCTACGCCTGAGAAATGTCCTTGTGAACCTAGAGTTCCTGATCCAACCCCATCGTTGCCAGACTGCAAGCCACGGCCTCCTTCCCGTTTTGGCAATCGCTTGTTTTGGACCACggaataa
- the LOC120632290 gene encoding endochitinase A-like: MGTQHLCCKGFCTKGVVAQAIRTSSTTSVVEPSTSTSTSTSTTSTTTTTTSTTTTTTTPSTTTSTTTTTTTTTPKPTTTTTTTEPPRPFLQLLPIQLVPTAAPAKIGKSQKLACPKNVAGGLFPIPCESNAQCRASSGPGQVCCGGQCVKGIPAPRPKSEESHQPILGVIPRECPATPLGELLFEVQTCKTDSDCWPRVCCPDGTRSYCRTARARLDLVPVANRIEAPVRMLESYLQCTAPPQFDSFPQRCSSSIDCFPNLCCAEGGKKHCRPPQRSLFAFLAGAAARLG, encoded by the exons ATGGGAACGCAACACCTGTGCTGCAAAGGGTTCTGCACAAAGGGAGTTGTAGCACAAGCAATCCG TACAAGTAGTACAACAAGTGTAGTTGAGCCAAGTACAAGCACGAGCACTAGCACTAGCACAACAAGCACCACAACAACTACAACTAGTACAACAACCACTACAACAACCCCAAGTACCACCACCAGCACGACGACTACGACAACCACGACAACGCCGAAGCCTACGACTACGACAACGACTACAGAGCCCCCGCGACCGTTCCTGCAGCTGCTGCCCATACAACTTGTACCTACAGCTGCACCGGCGAAAATAG GAAAATCACAAAAATTGGCGTGCCCAAAGAACGTTGCTGGGGGTCTGTTCCCAATTCCATGTGAATCGAACGCCCAATGCCGCGCCAGTAGCGGCCCCGGGCAGGTTTGCTGTGGAGGCCAGTGTGTGAAAGGAATACCAGCTCCGCGTCCCAAGTCCGAGGAATCACATCAAC CAATTCTTGGTGTAATCCCCCGCGAATGTCCCGCGACGCCGCTGGGTGAGCTTCTGTTCGAAGTGCAGACGTGCAAAACTGACTCGGACTGCTGGCCTCGCGTCTGCTGCCCTGACGGCACGCGCTCCTATTGCCGAACGGCACGCGCCAGGCTTGACCTCGTGCCAGTCGCCAACCGGATTGAAGCAC CTGTCCGGATGCTGGAGTCCTATCTGCAGTGCACGGCTCCACCGCAGTTCGATTCATTCCCGCAGCGTTGCAGCTCTAGCATAGACTGCTTCCCCAACTTGTGCTGCGCAGAAGGTGGCAAAAAACACTGCCGGCCTCCGCAGCGCAGCCTGTTTGCATTTCTCGCCGGTGCTGCAGCG AGATTAGGCTGA
- the LOC120632292 gene encoding 40S ribosomal protein S29, protein MGHANIWYSHPRRYGQGSRSCRACSNRHGLIRKYGLNICRQCFREYAHDIGFKKLD, encoded by the exons ATGGGTCACGCAAACATTTGGTACTCGCATCCTCGTAGATACGGACAGGGATCGCGTTCATG CCGAGCCTGCTCCAATCGTCATGGTCTTATTCGTAAATATGGTCTGAACATCTGCAGACAGTGCTTCAGAGAATACGCACACGATATTGGATTCAAAAAG CTGGACTAA